The following coding sequences lie in one Oryctolagus cuniculus chromosome 7, mOryCun1.1, whole genome shotgun sequence genomic window:
- the LOC103350243 gene encoding small proline-rich protein 2I yields the protein MSYQQQQCKQPCQPPPVCPPPKSQQKCPPVQTPPPSQPKCPPVQPPPPSQPKCPPVQPPPPSQPKCPPVQPPPPSQQKCPPVQTPPPSQQKCPPKSK from the coding sequence ATGTCTTACCAACAGCAGCAGTGCAAGCAGCCCTGCCAGCCTCCTCCTGTGTGCCCACCTCCAAAGTCCCAGCAGAAGTGCCCTCCCGTGCAAACTCCTCCACCAAGCCAGCCTAAATGCCCTCCCGTGCAGCCTCCCCCACCAAGCCAGCCTAAATGCCCTCCCGTGCAGCCTCCCCCACCAAGCCAGCCTAAATGCCCTCCTGTGCAGCCTCCCCCACCAAGCCAGCAGAAGTGCCCTCCTGTGCAAACTCCTCCTCCAAGCCAGCAGAAGTGCCCACCCAAGAGCAAGTAG